The DNA sequence CTTTGTTGCTGAGTCTAAATTGGAGTTTACGTAATCTGGTAAATTTCCAGAAAACTCCCAACTCCAAGGGATTAGAATTTGATCGTAGCGGCCAAACTTGGCAGTACTGGCAGCTGATACAAGGTTTCCTTGGTAACTCGATCAAAATAGAAAATATTGTTGCGATCGTAGGCATTCACCACATTGGCACTCACCTCCACCAACATCGCATTTTTGATCAACCAGCGACGCTTGGCACTCAAGTCCAATCGGTGATAATAGGGCAATCTTCCCTGATTGAGATCCTCGCTGAGGAAGATTCCCAATTGGCCATTCTGGGTAGCCAGATCGGTTTCTGCACCTTCGAAGCCCAATTGCAGCGATTCGTAGTACCCTTGGGTCTGAGTGAATGGGAAACCTGAACCCAAGTTCCAACGCAAGGAGAACTCCCACTTTGGCTCATTGAACTTAGGTTTCACCTGCTCGTCTCCTCGCTTCTGCAACCCGAAACTTCCCGTACGATAGGATGCCACCACATTGACATTGTGACGACGGTCAAACGAGGTCGGATAGGTCACTGGTTCTTCAGAATCGAGTCGGTAAGTACGATCTGATTTAGCCAACCCATAAGTCACGAAGAAATAGGTGTTGCGCTTCTGATACTTCAGCGTCACATCTACCCCCTTTGCAAGTCCCGTCTCTGTGATGTACTGCGGTTCTTCCGGGAAGATGCGATCACGGTTGATGTTGGTCAACTGGGTGAAATCTTTGAGCCAGACTTCGGCTTGGGTGGAGAGATTCTCTACAATCTCAAATTCAGCCCCCGCCAACAAGTGGAAGGCTGTCTGCAGGGTGTGGCTTTTCACTCGATAGTCCAGATCTTCGGGAGCAGAGAGGAATCCTTGGAAGAAATTCACTACGTCTCGGTCTGAAGTCGCAGACAGCAAGTTCTGGCTATACAATCCTGTACCAAAGCTCAGGCTGACGCGAGGCAAGTTCAACTTTGCCCGCAAACGAGGCTCAGCAAGGAGTTTCTGCTGGTTGTTGTAGAAATGGAATCGGATACTCGGCTCGATTACCGCCCAGTCCTTGAAGCGTCCATCTCCCTGATCTTTACGAATCACCTTTTTGTAGACAGCCGCCAAAGCCGCTTCGGTGTTGGAAGCCGCATCGTCTGTGCGATATCCATATTCATTGGTGAAGGAGTAATCCGTGGAGAATCCGGACACATTCACCGAAAAATCAAACTGGTCAACAGAGTTAAAGGTGTAGCCCACTTTCAAGGTACCGTTGAAGCCCGCGATATCTGAGGTCCGTGGGAATCCTCGTTCCGTCAATTCTGTGTGGTAATTCGAATAGGCGAATACCCCAGTAATAACCGCCCCATCGCCGGAAGGCAGGATCTGGAAATTCAATCCCCCTCCTACTGCATCCCAGGCGGTATTGGCTGCGAATTCGTAGTTGGCTTGGTCGGTCTGACGGAAACCAAATACGCTGGCGAAGTTGATACCATCAGAAAGGCTGAGCTTTCCATACAAGTCCAGGAAATTGTAGGGAATACCGACCGTATCGCTGACGTAGCCATACAGAGAAGTGGATGTCTCGTCGATATACAAATTCCTAGCTGAAAGCAGGTAGGAGAATCCCGCACCTGTTTTTTGGCTACCACCAAGTGGACCTTCCACCATCGCGCCAGCCATAAATGGCGACACATTGAATTTGCCCTTGAATTCCTTCAAAGAACCATTTCGGGACTTGATATCAATGACAGAAGAAACTCTTCCTCCATAGTCCGCAGGGAAAGCGGCGGAATACACGTCCACAGTCCGGATGTAGTCTGGATCAAATACACTGAACAATCCAATTGAGTGGAATGGACTGTAAATGATCATATTGTCCAAAAGCACCATGTTCTGGATAGGCGTACCACCACGAATGAATAGCTGACCGCCTTGGTCTCCCGAGAATACAATCCCCGGCTGTACCGTCAACACATTCACCAAGTCAGGGTTACCGAGACTCGGCATGAGGTTGATTTCCTGAGGCGTAATTTCTGTCACCCCGATCTCCACCTCGGTGGTATTGATCTCACCGGTACTATTTCCCACAATCTCTACCGCATCGGTGTAGATCGTTTGCTCCTTGAGGACAAATCCTTCGGTAGTGGTTTGATCGCGCTCGACCTGAACCTCGGTACGGAGCGTATCATAGCCATAGTAGAATACCATGACATCATAGATCCCAACTGGGACCTTGTTGACCGAATAGATTCCGTTGTCATCGGAGTAGGAACCCATCTTGATTTCGGGCATAAATACCGTAGCACCTACCAGCGGCTCACCGTCTTCATTGACGATTTTTCCACGGAGCTGTCCCACCTGCGCGGTGATCGGAGCAATTCCGAGAAATAAAAAGCCCAGCAATAGGCATATATGAACGTGTAACGATTTTTTCATAGGGTAAGAATGGACTACAGGGCTCGAAAATACCATCTACCAACTGTTCAAACAATGGACAAAAAATGTGGCCAATTACCGAATTACTCGAATTCCCCATTAACGAGAGAAATTCGAGCAATTTTGACCGCGAAATTGAGGGAATCAAGCAGGATTATCTTAGTGGGATGCGGATGTTTGAATCATCCCCGCGCAGATTGCATCAGCAAATTCAGTGGTGGAAACCGTCCGATGTCCAGCAAATCTCCGAGCAAGGTCCGGCGTGATGATCGATTGCCGCATGGCTGAAGCCAACCCGAGTTGAATAAGTTGGGCAGGTTCTTCCCATCCCAAGTGATGGAGCATCATTTGGCCTGCCAAAATCAGGGAGACAGGATTGACACGATCCGTACCAGCCAATCTAGGAGAGGTTCCCTGAGTTCCTTCGAATAATGCCCTACCAGTAGTCCCATTGACATTGGCACGCGGCAACAGCCCTTTGGCTCCGAGCATAGCCGTCAGCGTTTCAGAGACAAAATCCCCCGTGAGATTCAGAGCCACGACCACATCGAAGTTTTGGGAATTGGCCAATAGTTGCGGGAAGAAAATATCGACCAGACTGTCCTTAATTTCGAGCTTGCCAGCCTGCATGGCAGCCTTGTATTCAGCCATCGCCACCTCACGCCCCTTTGCAGCGGCAGTGCGATGATAAGTTGCCCAAGAATAGATTCGCTCGCCAAATTCTCGCTCCGCCAAAGCATATCCCCAATCCCGGAAAGCTCCCTCGGTTAATTTCATGGCATTGCCCTTATGCAGCAGCGTCAGTGATTTCCTCCCATGTTGAAGGGCATAAGAAATGGCCATTCGTACCAAACGCTCTGCACCTAGCCTAGAGATGGGCTTCCAATCCAACGCAACCTCAACCCGAGGCTCCTCCCGAACGCCTTGTTCTTCCAACAATTTGGCCGCCTCTTCCGTCGATGCGAAACGTACCTTGGCATAGTCATCTGGATATTCCGCCTGCAAAAAGGCCAGCATTTTTTCGGACTTCTCCGAACCTGAAGGGGCTTCAATTCCGGCAAAAAGCCCTTCTGAATGCTCGCGAAACAGCGTGAGGTCAATGGGATGTGGAGTCTGGATAAATGTCGGGAAACCGGGAATCGCCTGCAAAGGCCTCACCCGAGTATGAAGATCAAGGGTATATCTAAGCGCTACATTAAGTGATTTGATTCCTCCTCCAACTGGAGCAGTCAGCGGTCCTTTGAGCAAGATGGGATGTTGCTCCATCATATCCACGGTAGGTTTCGGGAGCCACTCGCCAGTCTCGTTGAATGCCCGCTGA is a window from the Pontibacter sp. G13 genome containing:
- a CDS encoding carboxypeptidase-like regulatory domain-containing protein; the protein is MKKSLHVHICLLLGFLFLGIAPITAQVGQLRGKIVNEDGEPLVGATVFMPEIKMGSYSDDNGIYSVNKVPVGIYDVMVFYYGYDTLRTEVQVERDQTTTEGFVLKEQTIYTDAVEIVGNSTGEINTTEVEIGVTEITPQEINLMPSLGNPDLVNVLTVQPGIVFSGDQGGQLFIRGGTPIQNMVLLDNMIIYSPFHSIGLFSVFDPDYIRTVDVYSAAFPADYGGRVSSVIDIKSRNGSLKEFKGKFNVSPFMAGAMVEGPLGGSQKTGAGFSYLLSARNLYIDETSTSLYGYVSDTVGIPYNFLDLYGKLSLSDGINFASVFGFRQTDQANYEFAANTAWDAVGGGLNFQILPSGDGAVITGVFAYSNYHTELTERGFPRTSDIAGFNGTLKVGYTFNSVDQFDFSVNVSGFSTDYSFTNEYGYRTDDAASNTEAALAAVYKKVIRKDQGDGRFKDWAVIEPSIRFHFYNNQQKLLAEPRLRAKLNLPRVSLSFGTGLYSQNLLSATSDRDVVNFFQGFLSAPEDLDYRVKSHTLQTAFHLLAGAEFEIVENLSTQAEVWLKDFTQLTNINRDRIFPEEPQYITETGLAKGVDVTLKYQKRNTYFFVTYGLAKSDRTYRLDSEEPVTYPTSFDRRHNVNVVASYRTGSFGLQKRGDEQVKPKFNEPKWEFSLRWNLGSGFPFTQTQGYYESLQLGFEGAETDLATQNGQLGIFLSEDLNQGRLPYYHRLDLSAKRRWLIKNAMLVEVSANVVNAYDRNNIFYFDRVTKETLYQLPVLPSLAATIKF
- a CDS encoding isocitrate/isopropylmalate family dehydrogenase, encoding MLIYMVGTPITFRQGAWQVPDDPIIPYVSGDGSGPDIWRATQRVMDQAVVCAYGDSRKIHWQELVAGQRAFNETGEWLPKPTVDMMEQHPILLKGPLTAPVGGGIKSLNVALRYTLDLHTRVRPLQAIPGFPTFIQTPHPIDLTLFREHSEGLFAGIEAPSGSEKSEKMLAFLQAEYPDDYAKVRFASTEEAAKLLEEQGVREEPRVEVALDWKPISRLGAERLVRMAISYALQHGRKSLTLLHKGNAMKLTEGAFRDWGYALAEREFGERIYSWATYHRTAAAKGREVAMAEYKAAMQAGKLEIKDSLVDIFFPQLLANSQNFDVVVALNLTGDFVSETLTAMLGAKGLLPRANVNGTTGRALFEGTQGTSPRLAGTDRVNPVSLILAGQMMLHHLGWEEPAQLIQLGLASAMRQSIITPDLARRFAGHRTVSTTEFADAICAGMIQTSASH